gtgattgcgagcaatgctttctagagttgaagcaccagctggttactgctccagtattgacaattccttcgggggatggtgggtttgtgatttatagcgacgcgtctctgaagggattgggatgtgtgcttatgcagcagggtaaggtagtagtgtatgcttctcgacaattgaaagagtatgagaaaaattaccctacgcatgatctggaattggctgttgttgtatatacactaaagatttggcgacactatctgtacgaggtgcagtgtgagatcttcactgatcataagagccttagatatttcttcacacagaaggagttgaacatgaggcagaggcggtggctagaattgattaaagactacgattgcacgatcagttacccggggaaggctaatgtggtggccgATGCGTTGAatcggaagtcagggcctacggctgtatctgcggttgtaactcagtgtcacatcatacgggatttggaaagctcaggtatagagttggtaggtggtgatcatcagacttatcttgttggtttggtggtccaactgaCCTTGTTTGAGAGTATAAAAGccgcgcaagctagtgatgcaaagttggcagaggttatagaaaaggtacagtagggactggctacagagtttaatatctctgagggaggtgtgttaaggtttgggaccaaactatgtgttccgaacgatgatgagatcagaaggacaattctggaggaagcgcatcgttctttgtatacggtacatcctggtagtacaaagatgtattgggacttgtgtgaaaccttctggtggtctggtatgaagagacagattgctcagttcgtggagcagtgtctgacgtgtcagtaggtgaaagctaaacatcaaagGCCGGTAGGGCCATTGctgcctttgcctattccgatgtggaaatgggagcatatttctatggattttgtgactggtttgccaccagcgcttcacgggcagaatgctatttaggtgatcatgaatagattgacgaaatctacccatttcatactgatgaaagttggctatcctttgagtaggctagcaggtttgtatgtgcaggagattgtgagaatgcacggagtaccggtgtctattgtatcagatcgagatctgaggtttacttctcgattctggacgaatttgtaggaggcactggggacgaagcttattttcagtacaacgttcaaccctcaaactgatggaccatcggagaggacgatacaaatattggaagatatgttgcgagcttgtgtgttaaacttcggtggtagctggatgcagtttatgccacttgtagagttcgcctataataatagcttccagtctagtatcaggatgacaccgttcgagacATTGTATagtcggaggtgttgatctcctttgtgttgggatgaggttggtgaacgtcgagtgttaggacctgaactcgtgcagcaggtgtctgagaaggtgagtttgatccgggagaggattagattagctcagaatcggtagaagagttatgcagatgttcgccgctgGGATTTAGAGTTCAAAGTGGGAAGTAAGGTGTTTCTGcgtatcgctctgatgaaaggggtgatgagatttggaatgacgggcaagttgagcccgaggtatatcgaaccatttaaggtacttgagcaagtgggtccagtagcctacaaagttgcattacctccagcactttcgagggtccatgatgtgtttcacgtatccatgttgaggaggtatgtgttggatccttcacatgttattagtcatgatgagttggaaattggggatactttagcgtatgaagagATATATGTTCAAGTTCTAGactataaagttcagaagcttcgtaccaaagagataccgttagtgaaggtattgtggcaaaaaccacgaggttgaggaggcttcttgggaattgaacacgaaaatacgccggaagtatccacagttgttttgagcacttgtacatgatccaactatgggttgggataggtggttagtcattgggagtgtgtgtgtattgtgaactcctgaaacagttgtatatgtaaccacggtattcctccgccataagtgagggtatgtatgtgtatgtgtatgatgggactgcgctgtagtagtcgccagtttcttgtTTATAGGTTCGTATATGAGTATTCTGGGTATgactttgtgaatgagagatgacaaatttcgagaacaaaatttttgtaaggatgggagattgtaataacccgaaccatgataaatgggtaaaataaataagagaggggtaaaattggtatttgaacaggcttcgtcgacgaagtcagagttcgtcgacgaaggtcatgcatttctcgttgacgaaattcagagactcgttgacgaggagaagctggGGAGTTTCGGAAAAATCAGAGATCCcagactcgttgatgaggccacggattcgtcgacgaaggcagtggaagattcgtcgacgagtgtgccatttcgttgatgaagttgctcaagtcaaagggctataaatagaaatttcctttacttcctcattaagtaacttcaaatatctctctttctagaactctagaactctccctactctctctctctctagatttcttcgttgatCGTTACTGGAATCAAGAATCAGAAGTtatcacgaggatcgtggaaggattctttacaagttctatggattggaatcctgtttcgaagattttcgggtttcggcgaaaaatagaggtaagactcggttttcaattctaatccggtAGCTTTGTAGGTAACTGTTTTGTAattatattctgtactgtgatttgaaggttttggaactcgattcgctgtttaggggccttgtagttcgggatttgttatttggggaaaaggtaaggggaactatgtttatattggttattttcttaaattggactcggtggaactgtggtccatagttctgtgtgtgttttggctacttatttgggaggatctaacgggaaaaactatgggtttttcattattacagttttgggaaaagggggcgacgggctgcttccctggttttgttgaaaattgtGCGTATATGTTggtttatactgtgatattgggatgaccttgccttgacttatttaaactgtatttgtttgaaaaacatgatttagattaccaaatgggtgtggtttgtttggttatatgagcatgcatgtgtgtgtaataTGTTAAAATGTTAGTAgaaacgcggttccgaaattgttccaggtactgagagtgtccggctctatatccgagggtgtgtattttaccgcctgccatgtgggtaagagtgtccggctctatatccaaaggcgtgagcctattccggcagatcagggcgaagggtgtggatccaccaattatgCGCCGGTACGAtaccatgggagtcggggactagctatGTGCCGGTGGAGCAGTGTTCgcggccaacgccgtatgtcgcgggccggcttcggttcgaagggtgtgacgacaccaggattactgatcatgtgtatgtgtatgggtgcgtgtgtgcactgtggaaattagtactggaatgtatttaactgcgtgtatgtggtatcatgataacactcaaatgtcacacaccgatataacctgtgttcttccttactaagaggtgtctcacccctgatgtacgtatatttttacaggcccttcgggtaaccggaactaacgttctggtgtagggagcatagtggccggtgtaccgcgtttagcgctaggtaagtgttaggattgtaattttggtgggttgccattttgggatgtgttgggcacccgtttgtatgttttgatagagcattgtgtctgctcttgtatagactctggtatgatattgcatatgtatgtatggtttttctactgcgtatatgattgtggttggatgtgtttagggtgcctgggaaccccacggggtcgaaccctcatcctttgtacaatatttgtgatgatttgtatgatacagggacatgttatgTTACTTtctcaccctcgggtcccatttcggggttcagggcgtgacaacgACCCCACGGAATCAAATcgacatgtcattattgaccccacaATAATGAAACCGACATATCAGTAACCACCATTCCTAAAAACagtttggaactccagttcctataTTCCATTTCAAACACATCACAACTCAATCATCACAAAATATCCTTTCCTACCACACCTATTTGGATTATTAAACAATCATATGATAATTGATTCGGAAATATGGTTTTGCATAGAataaaggtacggtcatctctatactttagttttattcaaataaatgattatccaaaaaaaaaaaacggagaCGATACCCGGaacccaaattttcccaaaatccGCACACCCAAAAAATAGGCAATCACACCCGTGAAAATTTTCaaacaagtaaccaaaacatctgtATAAACATAACTTACAGTTCTaccatattagattttaaaaataactgatataaataaaTTCCCTTACCTACTCTCGAATACCAAAACACGACTCCAAATAGTCACACGGATTCCCAAATCTTTAAACTAAAAGACCATATGTCAATATCACCCTATTTTGTACAGATCTACAAGTCACTAGGCTTtcgacccttacctcaacttcgggataaaaactcgaaaatcctcgaATCAAGATTCTattccgtagaacttgtagagattcACCTGCTAATCCACGTAGTAATGTTGAATCGTTAATTCGGGTAACGAGCCACCtaagatcttagagagagagagagagagagagagagagagagagagagagagagagttatataataaacataacttaacccttaagtaatctaaaaatatctcctccaaaatatttatacataaatagctaaaaatatcttctccaagattttatttttatttttattttgggttactacataaatattgaaaattcatCATTAAATTCAACTAGCATAATACAAATGACaactattttgagttttataaaaaaaaatttaaaaatgataataatgttAAACTACGAGATTATGAGCTTATTGACTAAATTAAATATGAAGATTGTAATCTTGTATTTGAAAGCTTTtgcttttattttgtccactgcGCTAATTGTCTTATCTACATTATCtagaaaatatgttttgaaatagttctttctttttttttttctaaattgcAACTAGTTATGTGACGACTtgcttatttttcacatttttttaaacataataataataaaatcaatatctcatattccagctcagcagatcataatccacctggacccgtgggtactaagGATACATCAGACcacaatacggaagcctaagttatagaaaacatacaatcatacacatcttaataccatatatcataatataccagagttactacaattactgtatctcagtatatacatcccaaaaatcatatctagggacatttcccccaaaatctaactatccctacaaaaacttacccttcacagagggTAGATAAACAACTCTagctcagcggggcttttcccgctttcctatcaggggctcctaaaaagtttataaaatttaggggtaagacacctctcagtaaggaaaataaactaatactagtgtgtgacaacatgatgAAACTGTGTTATACATATCCCATACAGAACATATCCAATAACTGTTTTGTTAAATCTGGGAAAACacatacatatcaaatcatggcagaacatatagcattttcataagcatatttcatctcatataataataataacgtaaaaaaaatcttggtaggttagctggctgttgtcatgtattatctccacatgacttggttgtatggcccgaaggcgggacctgacaatggttggccgaccactgccaagtcaaacatacaatttgtaagtccgatgggtctgcctgacctggtccgtacaccatgGGTGATCACACACTTttcttaataaccacatcgactatccaatctcacaccacttcgtacagcggcgttaacacaaatatcatgatcacgaagaccatggacacatagcaacggtaccgtgtaagggctagcctagactaagccaaccaggttctaatatcatataacatatactaaagctgtgatacatagatatctcatatcatttattttcacatcaatcatatcattttgcatatatatgtgtatcatgaaaatcatcggcccgtacgccggtattacacattttatcatagttcggcccgtatgccggcaaatcatagcacaacccgtatacTGGCAAttacatccatagctcggcccgtacgctggcaaatcacatccatagcacggctcgtatgccgacaaatcataccataacacaacccatacgctggcaaatcacacacatagcacgactcgtacgccggtttttcattataaaaatccataccaTTCACACATTCCcacaaaacagtatttcataacaatttatactcatgccacactaataggttttcacatattcatcatatcatcattttcaacagtatttttctaaatatataaatatattatttgctgaaatcgaatgctatatatacatatacatttccttaaaaagaactagtttagtttatcccctgaCCTGACTAccgagaaagcccccaaaacaatctaatCTAACTCCCGTAGGacttcctgaccaataccctgaaactgaaaattctcagtataaaactttagtatttccatgcgtacatcatttcctataactattgcAAGACCAAATacggcttaaaaaaccttacctcaacttagggatgatttccaactcactttcaccaatgatttgctctgacagatttggagagaacttccccaagagcgtcgtggtgacttcggtttGTCAATCCAGCGTAAAATtggcccgaaaacgaagagagaaggagagagagtcgtaggagagagagagagaggagagagagaggggcgttgaaaatgacaaaatatcccgttttttcactatttatactgccagattcgtcgacgaatccttcagtaaatttgtcgacgactccctatattcgtcgacgaaattcaggctaccccagaacctctcttggtattttctcgtcgacgaattctgtcTTCGTCTAAGAATTTCcttaagccctcgtcgacgaatacaaggtattcgtcgacaaagccctgctGATGATCCCCTCGGTTATTTCTtgcaaagtgcaatgtcgtcgacttcctccttctgttactgttctcttttccctttcttttaattatttaaattccatttttattcgggttgtcacaagtTATTCCAAGGGAAAATTAAATTAcaacttatttttattttgttcttcatttcaaaaaaatttgattttttttttataaatattttagctacatatattttataatttgtttagaaaatataattGAGTACAACCTAAGATCTACAATTTGTTTAGTCATTTttggtttttgtatttttctcttATTAGATGACACATCTCTTTtttcactactagtttttttttttttttttccatttctttttttagtttttaattgtcatgaaaaaaattaagaattaaattttatgtttttaaattagTCAATATACAAATAATAGTACTTTGATATTTAGGATTTATTTTAGTTTAATGAGTCAAATCATTCTATAAAtttgttaataaaaattaaaataaaattgccATGTGAATTTTTATtgcaactaaaataaaaatactcataaatttttaatatttcaagaaaataataAAAGTCACTCAACTTTTTTGCCATATTTTAATTgtcttaaatatatatacaacGAATTGGTTTGAAAggataaaaattgagtttaaaaatataataattatctGATACCaatgtaattaaaatttttagtacTTTCTGATTtgtgtttttatattttattattataattatattttaattatataattcaagaaaaaaacacaaatacatgtttacttaaaaatttcatctattttaaatttaaaatactaaCTAAAAACacctattttataatttttaattgtaaCTTTTTGAACAGTAATAGGAAATTAGCCTTTAATTTCCCTTACTTCACGTATCAGACTATCAGCCATCACACGATTCCcgtataaaaatttaaaaatgaaggtgAAGAACCGTAGGACCACCTGGCGACCACAACTGGCAGACCCGAAATACGTCGGCGGCGTATaacttcccaaaaaaaaaaaaaaagagaaaaccGCCGGCGGCGTATGTATGCGGAGTCCCAATCGCCGGTATCGAAGAGGAGCCGTGCTCTTCCAGTATAAGTGTCGATAATGGATGTGGTACTGGGGAGTGCGCGGTGTGGGTCAGTTGCTGGTGACGTGTAAAGCAGATAACGTGAGAACATGGAATCTCCATTTTTTCCAAAAGACAGTCCAAACTCAAAAGCCATTTCCTTCTTCCCTGCACCTTCCTCTGCCTTTCTCTCTTTGTCCTCTTCCTTCCGCTCTCACTTCCTTCATCCCGTTCCTTTCTCCCTTCACTTTCCCCAAATTCCCTTCTCAATATCTCACTGTTAGCAAAATCTTAGTCCTCCCATGGCTTCCCTAATTGAAGAACAAAGTACATATCTGATTATCCCCCGCCTTTGATTTATAATTGGGGTTTTCTTTTGTGGGTTTTGTTCCTCTTGATGTGTGTGGGTGAATTGATTAACGGGCGAtggtttgatttttatttttgcagGAGCAGACTGGGACTTGGAGAAGGGGGGACTGACGACGCCTCCGCCGCCGAGTCAGAACCCCGTTTTGGAGCCCTCGCCTTCGCCGTCGCCGTCGTCGACGGCCACGCCGCCGGCCCTGGTGCTGTCGAACTCCGGGAAGCGGATCGACCAGGCGGGGCGGAAGAAGTACGTGAAGCAGGTCACCGGGCGGCACAACGACACCGAGCTCCACCTGGCGGCGCAGCGCGGCGATCTGGCCGCCGTGAAGCAGATCCTCGGCGATATCAACTCGCAGATTGAGGGGACTCTGAGCGGGGCCGAGTTCGACACCGAGGTCAAGGAGATTCGGGCCGCTGTGGTGAATGAGGTGAACGAGTTGGGGGAGACGGCTCTTTTCACCGCTGCCGAAAAGGGTAGGCTTGAAGTTGTGAAGGAATTGTTGAAGTATTCGAGTAAGGAGACTGTCACGAAGAAGAATCACTCAGGGTTTGATCCCTTCCATATTGCTGCAAGAGAAGGACATCAAGGTAATGATaccttttttctttaaaattttgtctAGGTATCTGAAGCAGATTGTAAGGTTGAACTGTTTAGGTTACTTCTTCTCGCATGCTTGTGTTGGTTGAAAATTTGGTTGACATGGTGAGAAGATGAACATTTGGGTTTTTGAGCAATTGAGGATTTTGGGTGGCCATTTTTGATAAATGATAagttatcttttacaaaatgatTTAGGGTTTGTGGCCCAAATTATTTGACATCTAAGCAACTTATCCACTTACGGTTTCTGATAAGTGATAAGCAACTAAATATGAATGGGATTAGGAACTTGATGAAAAATAAGCAGGGACCGatgttttcttctctttcttttttgtCCTTTTGAGGACTTTTGAATTATCGAGTGTTCACAGCTCACACTCAAATGTGGATATCATGTTAGAACAAAACAGTCTGTAATCAAAACTTTGACTAACACATTGTGTTGATGAGAGCAAAAATCTCTTGTCTGGCGCCATAACTCTGTGAGCCTTAAAACAAAATCCTGAGATCTGGAAATGCTTCTAGTTTTTGTTCTTTATAGAAACCTAGGTTTTGTGGGGAAGCTCGGATTttgggccttggatttggattgtGTCAATTTGAACAAAACTTACAACATTTTGTTCTACTTTTTTTGACCAATTCCAAAGTAGTCAGATTATAGCTTCAACTTCAAGTTTACCAGTTTCTTGGCAAGTTCCTTTCTAAATTTGATCAAATTTTTATCTTTCTTCTGTGTATTTGAGAAAATTCATTTTATAACCTGAGAGTTGATGCAGAAAATACTGTCTAAATGCTCATTTTTTCTGCAAAAAATCCTATAATAAATTTCCAGAATGACAATCTAACATTTTATTATCTCTTTGAATTTATGTTAATTAGAAAGTGATGAGCAGagcattttataatttatttttttattgacttGAAATATTTCCAACCTCATAATTTTCTTTGCGTGAATTAATTATGATTATGATGCAACCGTGTTAAATCATTTGCATTGACTCTTTCTCCTTTTCTCTCTCACTTGCAGCCATTGTGCAAGTATTTCTAGATCATGACTTAAGTCTTAGTAAAACAACTGGCCCATCAAATGCAACACCCCTTATAACTGCAGCTTCAAGAGGACACACTGCAGTAGTCAATGAACTTCTGTCAAAAGACTCTGGTTCGCTGGAGATTTCAAGATCCAATGGGAAGAATGCTTTGCATTTGGCTGCTCGACAGGGATATGTGGAAATTGTAAAAGCACTGCTTGACAAAGACCCACAATTGGCTCGAAGGACTGACAAGAAGGGTCAAACTGCATTGCATATGGCTGTAAAAGGGGTTAGCTGCGAAGTGGTAACGTTGCTTCTCGAGGCAGATGCTGCAATTGTGATGCTTCCCGATAAGAATGGCAACACTGCATTACATGTGGCCACCAGGAAAAAGAGAGCAGAGGTATCATTTGGTGATGCTGCTCTTCATTTTACATCCTGTGCTTTTACAATGCTCAATGACCACATTTTCAGCATGTTATCTCATCTTAACAAGTTTACACGGATCATTGACATTTCATCATCTTATGGAGTATGCCTGATGTATCAAATTGGACTAGAATGTCACTTAACCCTTCATCCAAATATAGGATTTTAGAAGACACTGCAGAAAGATCTATGTTTCCCAAAGATTTAAAGTTGTCACTTTTCACTATGCACATTCTTTAATAATTACTAAAGCTGCATGGTTTTTTCTCCTTTTGCATTACCCTGTTTGTTTTACTGTTAATTTTTTTTGTACAATTGCCCGCTGCTGAATCCATGCATGTGGCTTGGTTGAGTTTGATCTCTAGTTTTTAGCATTGGTGAGATGGGAAAAGTATGAGATTGTCAAGTGCTAGTGTGCATATTGGGTTTCTAGAGGGCTCACTTGTTGAAAAAATTGAAGGTTAGGAACACACACATATAATTGCTTCTGCTTGTTTCAACTTTTAACATATGTTTTGATGCATCATATTGATTTACAGATTGTTATTCTTGTATACAACTACATCTAATGCACTCTCCCCTCATACAATCCCAGTTCCAAGACCTTGTCCTCATTTTTGCCTTATTATAACTCTTGGACATGAATTTTGCCCCTGTGAGTTCTGATATACATTTTGTGTGTGTGATGGTGAACTTTGCTCTTCTTCTCCAGGTTAGAGAACACTGTTGTCCTAGTCTCATTGTCTAATTAACATCAAATGCATAAAGCTATGCCAGTGAGCTTCCAGTAGTTTCTTAAACATGCTTTTTGGGACTCATGTTTTCATGTGGGCTGTCTCCCAAGCTGTGATTAGTCACTACTTTCCATTTTGTTCTGTGCAATTTAAGTAGATAgaactcaaaattttcttttggatACTGAATTTTTGTCATTCTTGTGCAGATAGTGAGCGAGCTGTTGTCTCTGCCAGACACCAATGTTAATGCATTGACCAGAGATCACAAAACTGCTTTTGACATAGCTGAAAAACTCACCCTCTGCGAAGAATCTGCTGCTATAAAGGAGTGCCTTTCTCGGTTTGGTGCTGTCAGAGCTAATGAACTCAACCAACCGAGAGATGAGTTGAGGAAAACTGTGTCCCAGATCAAGAAAGATGTCCACACCCAGCTTGAGCAAACCAGGAGAACCAACAAAAATGTTCATGGAATTGCTAAAGAGCTGAGGAAACTCCACCGGGAAGGGATTAACAATGCCACCAACTCAGTCACTGTGGTGGCAGTGCTTTTTGCAACAGTTGCATTTGCCGCCATCTTCACTGTTCCTGGTGGGGATGATAATAATGGGAAGGCTGTGACGGTGAATCGCGCTTCTTTTAAGATCTTCTTCATTTTTAATGCCATTGCACTTTTTACTTCCCTCGCCGTAGTGGTAGTTCAGATTACATTGGTTAGAGGCGAGACAAAAGCAGAGAGACGCGTGGTGGAGGTGATTAACAAGTTAATGTGGTTGGCCTCGGTCTGCACTTCAGTGGCGTTTATGGCTTCCTCCTACATAGTGGTTGGGAGGCAGTACGAGTGGGCTGCTACTTTGGTCACAGTTGTGGGGGGAGTGATAATGGCAGGAGTTCTTGGGGCCATGACTTACTGCGTGTTTAAGTCGAAAAGGATGCGATCAATGCGGAAGAAGGACAAGCAACGTGGTAGGAGTGGATCCAGCTCAAGGATTCCTTCTGAGTTCTCCAATTCGGATATTGATCGTTTTTATGCTATTTGATTTGGGACTTTGTAGCAATGGGTAGGGTAAGAATTTGTAAGATTGAGCAGACCAATGTCCAGGGAATGAGCTCGGAAAAAAGCTCTTGCAATTTCTGAGAAGCAACTAAGATTAACTTAAATTCTCTCTTCTAAAGCCAGTTCCCTTCTTGAGCTTTGTACGATGGGGCTGCTTATGGCCTTATGGGAGTGAAGGAAAGGGTGGGTGAGTGTTATATATAGACCACAAAGGTTGATGACTTGGGTTGGAAAGCGGGGAGAGATGGCAATCTTGAATCCATGGAATGATGTAAGAGAGTGGTTTTGAGTACATAAATTGTGGGGTATAACACAATACTGTTGGACAATTAAACTTCCAAACTGAAAATTTACATATGAAATTGCATTAATTAAGCCTGTTGGAGGAGACAGTATGCCAATTGGGGTTCGGCCTGATCTGGGCAACAGTAGTTCGGGTGGAGGCAGTGTAAATAATTTTTATGCATGGATTGCAGCAAAATTGGCTCTGTATTTCGCAAAATGTTTTGGCCAATGTCTCACTTATAGCATTTaactattttaaattttaaatgcttagaattcaaactttacattttgatttgtgtaaaattatattaaattttgtttaaaattttaaattcatgcattttaaaatttagatttaaaatttatattaaatagtCTATGACATTAAGTCCTCTTTCTTAATTTTAGTTTGTAGCTGAGCCCGGGAGTGGATTGAAAGCTGCTTCTAATTTTAAGGTCGTGACTAAATGCCAAATATTTCATTTGGTGTGCAGAGTGAGTGAGATAATTTATTATCTCTGATTTGTATTTGtggataattaattattaaaataagatggaatataataaaaaattgagTATGTAGGTAATAGTTAATCCttgtatgttttta
This region of Malania oleifera isolate guangnan ecotype guangnan chromosome 10, ASM2987363v1, whole genome shotgun sequence genomic DNA includes:
- the LOC131167051 gene encoding ankyrin repeat-containing protein ITN1, with amino-acid sequence MASLIEEQRADWDLEKGGLTTPPPPSQNPVLEPSPSPSPSSTATPPALVLSNSGKRIDQAGRKKYVKQVTGRHNDTELHLAAQRGDLAAVKQILGDINSQIEGTLSGAEFDTEVKEIRAAVVNEVNELGETALFTAAEKGRLEVVKELLKYSSKETVTKKNHSGFDPFHIAAREGHQAIVQVFLDHDLSLSKTTGPSNATPLITAASRGHTAVVNELLSKDSGSLEISRSNGKNALHLAARQGYVEIVKALLDKDPQLARRTDKKGQTALHMAVKGVSCEVVTLLLEADAAIVMLPDKNGNTALHVATRKKRAEIVSELLSLPDTNVNALTRDHKTAFDIAEKLTLCEESAAIKECLSRFGAVRANELNQPRDELRKTVSQIKKDVHTQLEQTRRTNKNVHGIAKELRKLHREGINNATNSVTVVAVLFATVAFAAIFTVPGGDDNNGKAVTVNRASFKIFFIFNAIALFTSLAVVVVQITLVRGETKAERRVVEVINKLMWLASVCTSVAFMASSYIVVGRQYEWAATLVTVVGGVIMAGVLGAMTYCVFKSKRMRSMRKKDKQRGRSGSSSRIPSEFSNSDIDRFYAI